In one window of Oncorhynchus gorbuscha isolate QuinsamMale2020 ecotype Even-year linkage group LG23, OgorEven_v1.0, whole genome shotgun sequence DNA:
- the LOC124010914 gene encoding ATP-dependent RNA helicase DDX3X-like isoform X5: MSHVAVENLHGLEQQLAVLGLNNADGQGGGTGRTCYIPPHLRHQEASKNDMPGGWDGGRSNGFVQNGYHDNRMNGGNRYNSGPPRMERGRGGGGFRGGRGGSYNPVQPMQNVGMFGVYDNKDGGSWNTTKDAYTSFGARPDRGKSAFFNNGGSAPRGSYQRGGFGGSGNSRWVEESRDDEDWSKPTQANERLEQELFAGGNTGINFDNYDDIPVEATGQNCPHHIDSFQDVEMGEIIMSNIALTRYTRPTPVQKYAIPIIKNKRDLMACAQTGSGKTAAFLLPVLSQIYTEGPGEALAAQKSGGQDNGKYGRRKQYPLALVLAPTRELALQIYEEARKFAYRSRVRPCVVYGGADIGQQIRDLERGCHLLVATPGRLVDMMERGKIGLDYCNYLVLDEADRMLDMGFEPQIRRIVEQDTMPPKGIRQTMMFSATFPKEIQILARDFLEEYIFLAVGRVGSTSENITQKVVWVEDGDKRSFLLDLLNATGKNSLTLVFVETKKGADALEDFLYREGYACTSIHGDRSQRDREEALHQFRSGRCPILVATAVAARGLDISNVKHVINFDLPSDIEEYVHRIGRTGRVGNLGLATSFFNDKNGNITKDLLDILVEAKQEVPSWLESLAYEHQHKSNTRGRSKRFTSGGFGARDYRQTSGGGSTGGFGGRGGRQPTGHGGNRGFGGGGGFGGNFYSSDGYGGNYSHQGGVDWWGN, translated from the exons ATGAGTCATGTGGCCGTCGAAAATTTACACGGTCTAGAACAGCAG CTTGCTGTCCTAGGCTTGAACAATGCTGACGGGCAGGGTGGAGGCACTGGCA GGACCTGTTACATTCCACCTCATTTACGGCACCAAGAGGCTTCCAAAAATG ATATGCCTGGCGGTTGGGACGGCGGACGCAGCAACGGCTTCGTGCAGAATGGTTACCATGACAACCGCATGAATGGGGGCAACCGGTACAACAGTGGCCCGCCTCGCATGGAGAGGGGCAGGGGGGGTGGAGGTTTCCGTGGCGGCAGGGGCGGGTCCTACAACCCGGTACAGCCTATGCAGAATGTCGGCATGTTTGGAGTCTACGACAACAAAGATGGCGGCAGCTGGAACACGACTAAAGATGCTTACACCAGCTTTGGCGCGCGTCCTGATAGGGGGAAGTCTGCTTTTTTCAACAACGGCGGGAGTGCGCCCCGAGGAAG TTACCAGCGTGGAGGGTTTGGAGGCAGTGGAAACAGCCGCTGGGTGGAGGAGTCCAGGGATGACGAGGACTGGTCCAAACCCACTCAGGCCAATGAGCGCCTGGAACA GGAGCTGTTCGCTGGTGGCAACACAGGGATTAACTTTGACAATTACGATGACATTCCTGTTGAGGCCACTGGCCAAAACTGCCCCCATCACATTGACAGC TTCCAAGACGTAGAGATGGGAGAGATCATAATGAGTAACATCGCCCTGACCCGCTACACTCGGCCCACTCCGGTCCAGAAGTACGCCATTCCAATTATCAAGAACAAGAGGGACCTGATGGCCTGTGCCCAGACAG GTTCCGGTAAGACTGCTGCGTTCCTGTTGCCTGTACTGAGTCAGATCTACACTGAAGGCCCAGGAGAAGCCCTCGCTGCCCAGAAGTCTGGAGGACAGGACAACGGAAAGTATGGTCGCCGTAAGCAGTACCCCCTCGCTCTGGTCCTGGCCCCCACCAGAGAACTGGCCCTGCAGATCTATGAAGAGGCCAGAAAG TTTGCATACCGGTCCCGTGTGCGTCCTTGTGTTGTGTACGGAGGGGCTGACATTGGCCAGCAGATCAGAGACCTGGAGCGTGGCTGTCACCTGCTGGTGGCTACACCTGGACGCCTGGTGGACATGATGGAGAGGGGCAAGATCGGCCTCGACTACTGCAA TTACCTGGTGCTGGATGAGGCTGACCGGATGTTGGACATGGGTTTTGAGCCCCAGATCAGACGCATCGTGGAGCAGGACACCATGCCCCCTAAAGGCATCCGTCAGACCATGATGTTCAGCGCTACCTTCCCCAAGGAGATCCAG ATCCTGGCGCGTGACTTCCTGGAGGAGTACATCTTCCTGGCGGTGGGACGTGTGGGCTCCACCTCCGAGAACATCACCCAGAAGGTGGTATGGGTAGAGGACGGTGATAAGAGATCCTTCCTCCTGGACTTGCTCAATGCTACAG GTAAGAACTCTCTGACGCTGGTGTTTGTGGAAACCAAGAAGGGAGCGGATGCCCTGGAGGACTTCCTGTACCGTGAGGGTTACGCCTGCACCAGTATCCATGGCGACCGCTCCCAGAGGGACCGAGAGGAGGCTCTGCACCAGTTCCGCTCGGGACGCTGCCCCATCCTGGTTGCCACAGCG GTGGCTGCCCGTGGCCTGGACATCTCCAATGTCAAGCACGTCATCAACTTTGACCTGCCCAGCGATATAGAGGAGTACGTCCACCGTATTGGCCGTACTGGACGTGTGGGCAACCTGG gtctGGCCACGTCGTTCTTCAACGATAAGAATGGCAACATCACCAAGGACCTTCTGGACATCCTAGTGGaggccaaacaggaagtaccctccTGGCTGGAGAGCCTGGCCTATGAACACCAGCACAAGAGCAACACCCGCGGACGCTCCAAGAG GTTCACCTCTGGTGGCTTCGGAGCCAGGGACTACCGTCAGACCAGTGGTGGCGGCAGCACTGGAGGGTTCGGGGGTCGTGGTGGACGCCAGCCCACTGGGCATGGAGGAAACCGTGGATTTGGTGGCGGCG GTGGCTTTGGAGGCAACTTCTACAGCAGTGACGGCTATGGAGGAAACTACTCTCATCAGGGGGGAGTGGACTGGTGGGGCAACTAA
- the LOC124010914 gene encoding putative ATP-dependent RNA helicase Pl10 isoform X4 has translation MSHVAVENLHGLEQQLAVLGLNNADGQGGGTGRTCYIPPHLRHQEASKNADAFSRPSALSMAPGSYMPGGWDGGRSNGFVQNGYHDNRMNGGNRYNSGPPRMERGRGGGGFRGGRGGSYNPVQPMQNVGMFGVYDNKDGGSWNTTKDAYTSFGARPDRGKSAFFNNGGSAPRGSYQRGGFGGSGNSRWVEESRDDEDWSKPTQANERLEQELFAGGNTGINFDNYDDIPVEATGQNCPHHIDSFQDVEMGEIIMSNIALTRYTRPTPVQKYAIPIIKNKRDLMACAQTGSGKTAAFLLPVLSQIYTEGPGEALAAQKSGGQDNGKYGRRKQYPLALVLAPTRELALQIYEEARKFAYRSRVRPCVVYGGADIGQQIRDLERGCHLLVATPGRLVDMMERGKIGLDYCNYLVLDEADRMLDMGFEPQIRRIVEQDTMPPKGIRQTMMFSATFPKEIQILARDFLEEYIFLAVGRVGSTSENITQKVVWVEDGDKRSFLLDLLNATGKNSLTLVFVETKKGADALEDFLYREGYACTSIHGDRSQRDREEALHQFRSGRCPILVATAVAARGLDISNVKHVINFDLPSDIEEYVHRIGRTGRVGNLGLATSFFNDKNGNITKDLLDILVEAKQEVPSWLESLAYEHQHKSNTRGRSKRFTSGGFGARDYRQTSGGGSTGGFGGRGGRQPTGHGGNRGFGGGGGFGGNFYSSDGYGGNYSHQGGVDWWGN, from the exons ATGAGTCATGTGGCCGTCGAAAATTTACACGGTCTAGAACAGCAG CTTGCTGTCCTAGGCTTGAACAATGCTGACGGGCAGGGTGGAGGCACTGGCA GGACCTGTTACATTCCACCTCATTTACGGCACCAAGAGGCTTCCAAAAATG cagATGCTTTCTCTAGACCGAGCGCTTTGTCAATGGCACCAGGAAGCT ATATGCCTGGCGGTTGGGACGGCGGACGCAGCAACGGCTTCGTGCAGAATGGTTACCATGACAACCGCATGAATGGGGGCAACCGGTACAACAGTGGCCCGCCTCGCATGGAGAGGGGCAGGGGGGGTGGAGGTTTCCGTGGCGGCAGGGGCGGGTCCTACAACCCGGTACAGCCTATGCAGAATGTCGGCATGTTTGGAGTCTACGACAACAAAGATGGCGGCAGCTGGAACACGACTAAAGATGCTTACACCAGCTTTGGCGCGCGTCCTGATAGGGGGAAGTCTGCTTTTTTCAACAACGGCGGGAGTGCGCCCCGAGGAAG TTACCAGCGTGGAGGGTTTGGAGGCAGTGGAAACAGCCGCTGGGTGGAGGAGTCCAGGGATGACGAGGACTGGTCCAAACCCACTCAGGCCAATGAGCGCCTGGAACA GGAGCTGTTCGCTGGTGGCAACACAGGGATTAACTTTGACAATTACGATGACATTCCTGTTGAGGCCACTGGCCAAAACTGCCCCCATCACATTGACAGC TTCCAAGACGTAGAGATGGGAGAGATCATAATGAGTAACATCGCCCTGACCCGCTACACTCGGCCCACTCCGGTCCAGAAGTACGCCATTCCAATTATCAAGAACAAGAGGGACCTGATGGCCTGTGCCCAGACAG GTTCCGGTAAGACTGCTGCGTTCCTGTTGCCTGTACTGAGTCAGATCTACACTGAAGGCCCAGGAGAAGCCCTCGCTGCCCAGAAGTCTGGAGGACAGGACAACGGAAAGTATGGTCGCCGTAAGCAGTACCCCCTCGCTCTGGTCCTGGCCCCCACCAGAGAACTGGCCCTGCAGATCTATGAAGAGGCCAGAAAG TTTGCATACCGGTCCCGTGTGCGTCCTTGTGTTGTGTACGGAGGGGCTGACATTGGCCAGCAGATCAGAGACCTGGAGCGTGGCTGTCACCTGCTGGTGGCTACACCTGGACGCCTGGTGGACATGATGGAGAGGGGCAAGATCGGCCTCGACTACTGCAA TTACCTGGTGCTGGATGAGGCTGACCGGATGTTGGACATGGGTTTTGAGCCCCAGATCAGACGCATCGTGGAGCAGGACACCATGCCCCCTAAAGGCATCCGTCAGACCATGATGTTCAGCGCTACCTTCCCCAAGGAGATCCAG ATCCTGGCGCGTGACTTCCTGGAGGAGTACATCTTCCTGGCGGTGGGACGTGTGGGCTCCACCTCCGAGAACATCACCCAGAAGGTGGTATGGGTAGAGGACGGTGATAAGAGATCCTTCCTCCTGGACTTGCTCAATGCTACAG GTAAGAACTCTCTGACGCTGGTGTTTGTGGAAACCAAGAAGGGAGCGGATGCCCTGGAGGACTTCCTGTACCGTGAGGGTTACGCCTGCACCAGTATCCATGGCGACCGCTCCCAGAGGGACCGAGAGGAGGCTCTGCACCAGTTCCGCTCGGGACGCTGCCCCATCCTGGTTGCCACAGCG GTGGCTGCCCGTGGCCTGGACATCTCCAATGTCAAGCACGTCATCAACTTTGACCTGCCCAGCGATATAGAGGAGTACGTCCACCGTATTGGCCGTACTGGACGTGTGGGCAACCTGG gtctGGCCACGTCGTTCTTCAACGATAAGAATGGCAACATCACCAAGGACCTTCTGGACATCCTAGTGGaggccaaacaggaagtaccctccTGGCTGGAGAGCCTGGCCTATGAACACCAGCACAAGAGCAACACCCGCGGACGCTCCAAGAG GTTCACCTCTGGTGGCTTCGGAGCCAGGGACTACCGTCAGACCAGTGGTGGCGGCAGCACTGGAGGGTTCGGGGGTCGTGGTGGACGCCAGCCCACTGGGCATGGAGGAAACCGTGGATTTGGTGGCGGCG GTGGCTTTGGAGGCAACTTCTACAGCAGTGACGGCTATGGAGGAAACTACTCTCATCAGGGGGGAGTGGACTGGTGGGGCAACTAA
- the LOC124010914 gene encoding ATP-dependent RNA helicase DDX3X-like isoform X2 gives MSHVAVENLHGLEQQLAVLGLNNADGQGGGTGRTCYIPPHLRHQEASKNDAFSRPSALSMAPGSYMPGGWDGGRSNGFVQNGYHDNRMNGGNRYNSGPPRMERGRGGGGFRGGRGGSYNPVQPMQNVGMFGVYDNKDGGSWNTTKDAYTSFGARPDRGKSAFFNNGGSAPRGSYQRGGFGGSGNSRWVEESRDDEDWSKPTQANERLEQELFAGGNTGINFDNYDDIPVEATGQNCPHHIDSFQDVEMGEIIMSNIALTRYTRPTPVQKYAIPIIKNKRDLMACAQTGSGKTAAFLLPVLSQIYTEGPGEALAAQKSGGQDNGKYGRRKQYPLALVLAPTRELALQIYEEARKFAYRSRVRPCVVYGGADIGQQIRDLERGCHLLVATPGRLVDMMERGKIGLDYCNYLVLDEADRMLDMGFEPQIRRIVEQDTMPPKGIRQTMMFSATFPKEIQILARDFLEEYIFLAVGRVGSTSENITQKVVWVEDGDKRSFLLDLLNATVIPSEVQDNAGENIEKPGKNSLTLVFVETKKGADALEDFLYREGYACTSIHGDRSQRDREEALHQFRSGRCPILVATAVAARGLDISNVKHVINFDLPSDIEEYVHRIGRTGRVGNLGLATSFFNDKNGNITKDLLDILVEAKQEVPSWLESLAYEHQHKSNTRGRSKRFTSGGFGARDYRQTSGGGSTGGFGGRGGRQPTGHGGNRGFGGGGGFGGNFYSSDGYGGNYSHQGGVDWWGN, from the exons ATGAGTCATGTGGCCGTCGAAAATTTACACGGTCTAGAACAGCAG CTTGCTGTCCTAGGCTTGAACAATGCTGACGGGCAGGGTGGAGGCACTGGCA GGACCTGTTACATTCCACCTCATTTACGGCACCAAGAGGCTTCCAAAAATG ATGCTTTCTCTAGACCGAGCGCTTTGTCAATGGCACCAGGAAGCT ATATGCCTGGCGGTTGGGACGGCGGACGCAGCAACGGCTTCGTGCAGAATGGTTACCATGACAACCGCATGAATGGGGGCAACCGGTACAACAGTGGCCCGCCTCGCATGGAGAGGGGCAGGGGGGGTGGAGGTTTCCGTGGCGGCAGGGGCGGGTCCTACAACCCGGTACAGCCTATGCAGAATGTCGGCATGTTTGGAGTCTACGACAACAAAGATGGCGGCAGCTGGAACACGACTAAAGATGCTTACACCAGCTTTGGCGCGCGTCCTGATAGGGGGAAGTCTGCTTTTTTCAACAACGGCGGGAGTGCGCCCCGAGGAAG TTACCAGCGTGGAGGGTTTGGAGGCAGTGGAAACAGCCGCTGGGTGGAGGAGTCCAGGGATGACGAGGACTGGTCCAAACCCACTCAGGCCAATGAGCGCCTGGAACA GGAGCTGTTCGCTGGTGGCAACACAGGGATTAACTTTGACAATTACGATGACATTCCTGTTGAGGCCACTGGCCAAAACTGCCCCCATCACATTGACAGC TTCCAAGACGTAGAGATGGGAGAGATCATAATGAGTAACATCGCCCTGACCCGCTACACTCGGCCCACTCCGGTCCAGAAGTACGCCATTCCAATTATCAAGAACAAGAGGGACCTGATGGCCTGTGCCCAGACAG GTTCCGGTAAGACTGCTGCGTTCCTGTTGCCTGTACTGAGTCAGATCTACACTGAAGGCCCAGGAGAAGCCCTCGCTGCCCAGAAGTCTGGAGGACAGGACAACGGAAAGTATGGTCGCCGTAAGCAGTACCCCCTCGCTCTGGTCCTGGCCCCCACCAGAGAACTGGCCCTGCAGATCTATGAAGAGGCCAGAAAG TTTGCATACCGGTCCCGTGTGCGTCCTTGTGTTGTGTACGGAGGGGCTGACATTGGCCAGCAGATCAGAGACCTGGAGCGTGGCTGTCACCTGCTGGTGGCTACACCTGGACGCCTGGTGGACATGATGGAGAGGGGCAAGATCGGCCTCGACTACTGCAA TTACCTGGTGCTGGATGAGGCTGACCGGATGTTGGACATGGGTTTTGAGCCCCAGATCAGACGCATCGTGGAGCAGGACACCATGCCCCCTAAAGGCATCCGTCAGACCATGATGTTCAGCGCTACCTTCCCCAAGGAGATCCAG ATCCTGGCGCGTGACTTCCTGGAGGAGTACATCTTCCTGGCGGTGGGACGTGTGGGCTCCACCTCCGAGAACATCACCCAGAAGGTGGTATGGGTAGAGGACGGTGATAAGAGATCCTTCCTCCTGGACTTGCTCAATGCTACAG TCATTCCGAGCGAAGTTCAGGACAATGCAGGTGAAAACATAGAGAAACCTG GTAAGAACTCTCTGACGCTGGTGTTTGTGGAAACCAAGAAGGGAGCGGATGCCCTGGAGGACTTCCTGTACCGTGAGGGTTACGCCTGCACCAGTATCCATGGCGACCGCTCCCAGAGGGACCGAGAGGAGGCTCTGCACCAGTTCCGCTCGGGACGCTGCCCCATCCTGGTTGCCACAGCG GTGGCTGCCCGTGGCCTGGACATCTCCAATGTCAAGCACGTCATCAACTTTGACCTGCCCAGCGATATAGAGGAGTACGTCCACCGTATTGGCCGTACTGGACGTGTGGGCAACCTGG gtctGGCCACGTCGTTCTTCAACGATAAGAATGGCAACATCACCAAGGACCTTCTGGACATCCTAGTGGaggccaaacaggaagtaccctccTGGCTGGAGAGCCTGGCCTATGAACACCAGCACAAGAGCAACACCCGCGGACGCTCCAAGAG GTTCACCTCTGGTGGCTTCGGAGCCAGGGACTACCGTCAGACCAGTGGTGGCGGCAGCACTGGAGGGTTCGGGGGTCGTGGTGGACGCCAGCCCACTGGGCATGGAGGAAACCGTGGATTTGGTGGCGGCG GTGGCTTTGGAGGCAACTTCTACAGCAGTGACGGCTATGGAGGAAACTACTCTCATCAGGGGGGAGTGGACTGGTGGGGCAACTAA
- the LOC124010914 gene encoding putative ATP-dependent RNA helicase Pl10 isoform X1 has translation MSHVAVENLHGLEQQLAVLGLNNADGQGGGTGRTCYIPPHLRHQEASKNADAFSRPSALSMAPGSYMPGGWDGGRSNGFVQNGYHDNRMNGGNRYNSGPPRMERGRGGGGFRGGRGGSYNPVQPMQNVGMFGVYDNKDGGSWNTTKDAYTSFGARPDRGKSAFFNNGGSAPRGSYQRGGFGGSGNSRWVEESRDDEDWSKPTQANERLEQELFAGGNTGINFDNYDDIPVEATGQNCPHHIDSFQDVEMGEIIMSNIALTRYTRPTPVQKYAIPIIKNKRDLMACAQTGSGKTAAFLLPVLSQIYTEGPGEALAAQKSGGQDNGKYGRRKQYPLALVLAPTRELALQIYEEARKFAYRSRVRPCVVYGGADIGQQIRDLERGCHLLVATPGRLVDMMERGKIGLDYCNYLVLDEADRMLDMGFEPQIRRIVEQDTMPPKGIRQTMMFSATFPKEIQILARDFLEEYIFLAVGRVGSTSENITQKVVWVEDGDKRSFLLDLLNATVIPSEVQDNAGENIEKPGKNSLTLVFVETKKGADALEDFLYREGYACTSIHGDRSQRDREEALHQFRSGRCPILVATAVAARGLDISNVKHVINFDLPSDIEEYVHRIGRTGRVGNLGLATSFFNDKNGNITKDLLDILVEAKQEVPSWLESLAYEHQHKSNTRGRSKRFTSGGFGARDYRQTSGGGSTGGFGGRGGRQPTGHGGNRGFGGGGGFGGNFYSSDGYGGNYSHQGGVDWWGN, from the exons ATGAGTCATGTGGCCGTCGAAAATTTACACGGTCTAGAACAGCAG CTTGCTGTCCTAGGCTTGAACAATGCTGACGGGCAGGGTGGAGGCACTGGCA GGACCTGTTACATTCCACCTCATTTACGGCACCAAGAGGCTTCCAAAAATG cagATGCTTTCTCTAGACCGAGCGCTTTGTCAATGGCACCAGGAAGCT ATATGCCTGGCGGTTGGGACGGCGGACGCAGCAACGGCTTCGTGCAGAATGGTTACCATGACAACCGCATGAATGGGGGCAACCGGTACAACAGTGGCCCGCCTCGCATGGAGAGGGGCAGGGGGGGTGGAGGTTTCCGTGGCGGCAGGGGCGGGTCCTACAACCCGGTACAGCCTATGCAGAATGTCGGCATGTTTGGAGTCTACGACAACAAAGATGGCGGCAGCTGGAACACGACTAAAGATGCTTACACCAGCTTTGGCGCGCGTCCTGATAGGGGGAAGTCTGCTTTTTTCAACAACGGCGGGAGTGCGCCCCGAGGAAG TTACCAGCGTGGAGGGTTTGGAGGCAGTGGAAACAGCCGCTGGGTGGAGGAGTCCAGGGATGACGAGGACTGGTCCAAACCCACTCAGGCCAATGAGCGCCTGGAACA GGAGCTGTTCGCTGGTGGCAACACAGGGATTAACTTTGACAATTACGATGACATTCCTGTTGAGGCCACTGGCCAAAACTGCCCCCATCACATTGACAGC TTCCAAGACGTAGAGATGGGAGAGATCATAATGAGTAACATCGCCCTGACCCGCTACACTCGGCCCACTCCGGTCCAGAAGTACGCCATTCCAATTATCAAGAACAAGAGGGACCTGATGGCCTGTGCCCAGACAG GTTCCGGTAAGACTGCTGCGTTCCTGTTGCCTGTACTGAGTCAGATCTACACTGAAGGCCCAGGAGAAGCCCTCGCTGCCCAGAAGTCTGGAGGACAGGACAACGGAAAGTATGGTCGCCGTAAGCAGTACCCCCTCGCTCTGGTCCTGGCCCCCACCAGAGAACTGGCCCTGCAGATCTATGAAGAGGCCAGAAAG TTTGCATACCGGTCCCGTGTGCGTCCTTGTGTTGTGTACGGAGGGGCTGACATTGGCCAGCAGATCAGAGACCTGGAGCGTGGCTGTCACCTGCTGGTGGCTACACCTGGACGCCTGGTGGACATGATGGAGAGGGGCAAGATCGGCCTCGACTACTGCAA TTACCTGGTGCTGGATGAGGCTGACCGGATGTTGGACATGGGTTTTGAGCCCCAGATCAGACGCATCGTGGAGCAGGACACCATGCCCCCTAAAGGCATCCGTCAGACCATGATGTTCAGCGCTACCTTCCCCAAGGAGATCCAG ATCCTGGCGCGTGACTTCCTGGAGGAGTACATCTTCCTGGCGGTGGGACGTGTGGGCTCCACCTCCGAGAACATCACCCAGAAGGTGGTATGGGTAGAGGACGGTGATAAGAGATCCTTCCTCCTGGACTTGCTCAATGCTACAG TCATTCCGAGCGAAGTTCAGGACAATGCAGGTGAAAACATAGAGAAACCTG GTAAGAACTCTCTGACGCTGGTGTTTGTGGAAACCAAGAAGGGAGCGGATGCCCTGGAGGACTTCCTGTACCGTGAGGGTTACGCCTGCACCAGTATCCATGGCGACCGCTCCCAGAGGGACCGAGAGGAGGCTCTGCACCAGTTCCGCTCGGGACGCTGCCCCATCCTGGTTGCCACAGCG GTGGCTGCCCGTGGCCTGGACATCTCCAATGTCAAGCACGTCATCAACTTTGACCTGCCCAGCGATATAGAGGAGTACGTCCACCGTATTGGCCGTACTGGACGTGTGGGCAACCTGG gtctGGCCACGTCGTTCTTCAACGATAAGAATGGCAACATCACCAAGGACCTTCTGGACATCCTAGTGGaggccaaacaggaagtaccctccTGGCTGGAGAGCCTGGCCTATGAACACCAGCACAAGAGCAACACCCGCGGACGCTCCAAGAG GTTCACCTCTGGTGGCTTCGGAGCCAGGGACTACCGTCAGACCAGTGGTGGCGGCAGCACTGGAGGGTTCGGGGGTCGTGGTGGACGCCAGCCCACTGGGCATGGAGGAAACCGTGGATTTGGTGGCGGCG GTGGCTTTGGAGGCAACTTCTACAGCAGTGACGGCTATGGAGGAAACTACTCTCATCAGGGGGGAGTGGACTGGTGGGGCAACTAA
- the LOC124010914 gene encoding ATP-dependent RNA helicase DDX3X-like isoform X6 has product MSHVAVENLHGLEQQLAVLGLNNADGQGGGTGNMPGGWDGGRSNGFVQNGYHDNRMNGGNRYNSGPPRMERGRGGGGFRGGRGGSYNPVQPMQNVGMFGVYDNKDGGSWNTTKDAYTSFGARPDRGKSAFFNNGGSAPRGSYQRGGFGGSGNSRWVEESRDDEDWSKPTQANERLEQELFAGGNTGINFDNYDDIPVEATGQNCPHHIDSFQDVEMGEIIMSNIALTRYTRPTPVQKYAIPIIKNKRDLMACAQTGSGKTAAFLLPVLSQIYTEGPGEALAAQKSGGQDNGKYGRRKQYPLALVLAPTRELALQIYEEARKFAYRSRVRPCVVYGGADIGQQIRDLERGCHLLVATPGRLVDMMERGKIGLDYCNYLVLDEADRMLDMGFEPQIRRIVEQDTMPPKGIRQTMMFSATFPKEIQILARDFLEEYIFLAVGRVGSTSENITQKVVWVEDGDKRSFLLDLLNATVIPSEVQDNAGENIEKPGKNSLTLVFVETKKGADALEDFLYREGYACTSIHGDRSQRDREEALHQFRSGRCPILVATAVAARGLDISNVKHVINFDLPSDIEEYVHRIGRTGRVGNLGLATSFFNDKNGNITKDLLDILVEAKQEVPSWLESLAYEHQHKSNTRGRSKRFTSGGFGARDYRQTSGGGSTGGFGGRGGRQPTGHGGNRGFGGGGGFGGNFYSSDGYGGNYSHQGGVDWWGN; this is encoded by the exons ATGAGTCATGTGGCCGTCGAAAATTTACACGGTCTAGAACAGCAG CTTGCTGTCCTAGGCTTGAACAATGCTGACGGGCAGGGTGGAGGCACTGGCA ATATGCCTGGCGGTTGGGACGGCGGACGCAGCAACGGCTTCGTGCAGAATGGTTACCATGACAACCGCATGAATGGGGGCAACCGGTACAACAGTGGCCCGCCTCGCATGGAGAGGGGCAGGGGGGGTGGAGGTTTCCGTGGCGGCAGGGGCGGGTCCTACAACCCGGTACAGCCTATGCAGAATGTCGGCATGTTTGGAGTCTACGACAACAAAGATGGCGGCAGCTGGAACACGACTAAAGATGCTTACACCAGCTTTGGCGCGCGTCCTGATAGGGGGAAGTCTGCTTTTTTCAACAACGGCGGGAGTGCGCCCCGAGGAAG TTACCAGCGTGGAGGGTTTGGAGGCAGTGGAAACAGCCGCTGGGTGGAGGAGTCCAGGGATGACGAGGACTGGTCCAAACCCACTCAGGCCAATGAGCGCCTGGAACA GGAGCTGTTCGCTGGTGGCAACACAGGGATTAACTTTGACAATTACGATGACATTCCTGTTGAGGCCACTGGCCAAAACTGCCCCCATCACATTGACAGC TTCCAAGACGTAGAGATGGGAGAGATCATAATGAGTAACATCGCCCTGACCCGCTACACTCGGCCCACTCCGGTCCAGAAGTACGCCATTCCAATTATCAAGAACAAGAGGGACCTGATGGCCTGTGCCCAGACAG GTTCCGGTAAGACTGCTGCGTTCCTGTTGCCTGTACTGAGTCAGATCTACACTGAAGGCCCAGGAGAAGCCCTCGCTGCCCAGAAGTCTGGAGGACAGGACAACGGAAAGTATGGTCGCCGTAAGCAGTACCCCCTCGCTCTGGTCCTGGCCCCCACCAGAGAACTGGCCCTGCAGATCTATGAAGAGGCCAGAAAG TTTGCATACCGGTCCCGTGTGCGTCCTTGTGTTGTGTACGGAGGGGCTGACATTGGCCAGCAGATCAGAGACCTGGAGCGTGGCTGTCACCTGCTGGTGGCTACACCTGGACGCCTGGTGGACATGATGGAGAGGGGCAAGATCGGCCTCGACTACTGCAA TTACCTGGTGCTGGATGAGGCTGACCGGATGTTGGACATGGGTTTTGAGCCCCAGATCAGACGCATCGTGGAGCAGGACACCATGCCCCCTAAAGGCATCCGTCAGACCATGATGTTCAGCGCTACCTTCCCCAAGGAGATCCAG ATCCTGGCGCGTGACTTCCTGGAGGAGTACATCTTCCTGGCGGTGGGACGTGTGGGCTCCACCTCCGAGAACATCACCCAGAAGGTGGTATGGGTAGAGGACGGTGATAAGAGATCCTTCCTCCTGGACTTGCTCAATGCTACAG TCATTCCGAGCGAAGTTCAGGACAATGCAGGTGAAAACATAGAGAAACCTG GTAAGAACTCTCTGACGCTGGTGTTTGTGGAAACCAAGAAGGGAGCGGATGCCCTGGAGGACTTCCTGTACCGTGAGGGTTACGCCTGCACCAGTATCCATGGCGACCGCTCCCAGAGGGACCGAGAGGAGGCTCTGCACCAGTTCCGCTCGGGACGCTGCCCCATCCTGGTTGCCACAGCG GTGGCTGCCCGTGGCCTGGACATCTCCAATGTCAAGCACGTCATCAACTTTGACCTGCCCAGCGATATAGAGGAGTACGTCCACCGTATTGGCCGTACTGGACGTGTGGGCAACCTGG gtctGGCCACGTCGTTCTTCAACGATAAGAATGGCAACATCACCAAGGACCTTCTGGACATCCTAGTGGaggccaaacaggaagtaccctccTGGCTGGAGAGCCTGGCCTATGAACACCAGCACAAGAGCAACACCCGCGGACGCTCCAAGAG GTTCACCTCTGGTGGCTTCGGAGCCAGGGACTACCGTCAGACCAGTGGTGGCGGCAGCACTGGAGGGTTCGGGGGTCGTGGTGGACGCCAGCCCACTGGGCATGGAGGAAACCGTGGATTTGGTGGCGGCG GTGGCTTTGGAGGCAACTTCTACAGCAGTGACGGCTATGGAGGAAACTACTCTCATCAGGGGGGAGTGGACTGGTGGGGCAACTAA